The proteins below come from a single Synechococcus sp. WH 8101 genomic window:
- the clpS gene encoding ATP-dependent Clp protease adapter ClpS, whose amino-acid sequence MHRSDLAMVGSTSSPSPGGAAVLDKQTERVRKQSPRYKVLLHNDPVNTMEYVVTTLRQVVPQLSEQDAMAVMLEAHNTGVGLVIVCDLEPAEFYCETLKAKGLTSTLEPET is encoded by the coding sequence ATGCACCGCAGCGATCTGGCCATGGTGGGTTCCACCTCCAGCCCCAGCCCCGGCGGGGCCGCCGTGCTCGACAAACAAACCGAGCGGGTGAGGAAACAGTCTCCCCGCTACAAGGTGTTGCTGCACAACGATCCGGTCAACACGATGGAGTATGTGGTGACGACCCTGCGGCAGGTCGTGCCACAGCTCAGCGAGCAGGACGCCATGGCGGTGATGCTCGAAGCCCACAACACCGGTGTGGGGCTGGTGATTGTGTGTGATCTCGAGCCGGCTGAGTTCTACTGCGAAACCCTGAAGGCCAAGGGCCTCACCAGCACGCTGGAGCCCGAGACCTGA
- the psbA gene encoding photosystem II q(b) protein produces MTTTIQQRSGANGWQSFCEWVTSTNNRLYVGWFGVLMIPTLLAATTCFIVAFIAAPPVDIDGIREPVAGSLIYGNNIISGAVVPSSNAIGLHFYPIWEAASLDEWLYNGGPYQLVVFHFLIGIFCYMGREWELSYRLGMRPWICVAYSAPVAAASAVFLVYPFGQGSFSDGMPLGISGTFNFMLVFQAEHNILMHPFHMLGVAGVFGGSLFSAMHGSLVTSSLVRETTESESQNYGYKFGQEEETYNIVAAHGYFGRLIFQYASFNNSRSLHFFLAAWPVVGIWFTALGVSTMAFNLNGFNFNQSILDGQGRVLNTWADVLNRANLGMEVMHERNAHNFPLDLAAAESTPVALQAPAIG; encoded by the coding sequence ATGACCACCACCATTCAGCAGCGCTCCGGCGCCAATGGCTGGCAGTCCTTCTGCGAGTGGGTCACCTCCACCAACAACCGCCTCTATGTGGGCTGGTTCGGCGTGCTGATGATCCCCACCCTGCTGGCTGCCACCACCTGCTTCATCGTTGCGTTCATCGCAGCTCCCCCCGTCGACATCGACGGCATCCGTGAGCCCGTCGCCGGCTCCCTGATCTACGGCAACAACATCATCTCTGGTGCTGTTGTGCCTTCCTCCAACGCCATCGGCCTGCACTTCTATCCCATCTGGGAAGCTGCCTCCCTCGATGAGTGGCTCTACAACGGCGGTCCTTACCAGCTGGTTGTGTTCCACTTCCTGATCGGCATCTTCTGCTACATGGGCCGCGAGTGGGAACTCTCCTACCGCCTCGGCATGCGCCCCTGGATCTGTGTCGCTTACAGCGCTCCTGTGGCTGCTGCTTCTGCTGTGTTCCTGGTGTACCCCTTCGGTCAGGGTTCCTTCTCTGACGGCATGCCCCTCGGCATCTCCGGCACCTTCAACTTCATGCTGGTGTTCCAGGCTGAGCACAACATCCTGATGCACCCCTTCCACATGCTGGGTGTGGCTGGTGTGTTCGGTGGCTCCCTGTTCTCCGCCATGCACGGCTCCCTGGTGACCTCCTCCCTGGTGCGTGAGACCACTGAGAGCGAGTCCCAGAACTACGGCTACAAGTTCGGCCAAGAAGAAGAGACCTACAACATCGTGGCTGCTCACGGTTACTTCGGTCGCCTGATCTTCCAATACGCCTCCTTCAACAACAGCCGCAGCCTTCACTTCTTCCTGGCTGCCTGGCCTGTGGTCGGCATCTGGTTCACCGCCCTGGGCGTCAGCACCATGGCCTTCAACCTGAACGGTTTCAACTTCAACCAGTCCATCCTTGATGGTCAGGGCCGCGTCCTGAACACCTGGGCTGATGTGCTGAACCGCGCCAACCTCGGCATGGAAGTGATGCACGAGCGCAACGCTCACAACTTCCCCCTCGACCTGGCTGCTGCTGAGTCCACCCCCGTGGCTCTGCAGGCTCCCGCCATCGGCTGA
- a CDS encoding glycosyl transferase, with translation MDFQQGLISTIHDYGLGNLDLAEFRRQLKHCPTALLIPCLMEEFSRPALGLIREVLSELSGLHELVIALAADSSDDVAAAETFFRGMPFPVRVHWTNGPAVRELLESMRGLGLDVTGPAGKGWAVWQGLGVACREAEVIGLFDADIRTFSPAYPERMLRPLLDPSHGVAYVKAYYSRLSLETQALQGRATRLFVGPLLTALAQIFGPMPYLSYLQAFRYPLAGEFAFRRDLAMNLRIPCDWGLEIGLLSEVYRHVASSRIAQVDLGLFDHKHKALGNQPSEGLQKMAGEILGTVLRGLMEHEGRSLASEQIPTLEVLYRRVGEDHVRQFGLDAAINRLPYNRHSEELAVQSFATLLRPGVQGLMTTPVAHQLPSWSRLLSCTHGLQSDLVMAGARPTQSTPTLHQRPTLRHRGGSAPRPQPQPAAPISPVVQ, from the coding sequence ATGGATTTTCAGCAGGGCCTGATCAGCACCATCCATGACTACGGCCTCGGCAATCTCGATCTGGCGGAGTTCCGGCGCCAGCTCAAGCATTGCCCCACGGCGCTGCTGATTCCCTGTCTGATGGAGGAGTTCAGCCGACCGGCCCTGGGGCTGATCCGTGAGGTGCTCTCCGAACTGAGCGGGCTGCATGAACTGGTGATCGCCCTCGCCGCCGATAGCAGTGATGACGTCGCAGCCGCCGAGACGTTCTTCAGGGGCATGCCCTTCCCGGTGCGTGTGCACTGGACCAATGGTCCGGCCGTACGCGAACTGCTGGAATCGATGCGTGGCCTGGGTCTGGATGTGACCGGTCCAGCCGGGAAAGGCTGGGCCGTGTGGCAAGGGCTGGGGGTGGCCTGTCGGGAGGCTGAGGTGATCGGCCTGTTTGATGCCGACATCCGCACCTTCTCGCCGGCCTATCCGGAGCGGATGCTGCGCCCGCTGCTGGATCCATCCCATGGGGTCGCCTACGTGAAGGCCTACTACAGCCGCCTGTCGCTGGAGACCCAGGCCCTGCAGGGTCGTGCCACACGCCTGTTCGTGGGTCCTTTGCTCACCGCCCTGGCACAGATCTTCGGGCCCATGCCCTATCTGAGCTATCTCCAAGCGTTTCGCTACCCGCTGGCCGGGGAGTTCGCCTTCCGTCGCGATCTGGCCATGAATCTGCGCATTCCCTGCGACTGGGGTCTGGAGATCGGCCTGCTTTCTGAGGTGTATCGCCATGTGGCATCGAGCCGGATCGCCCAGGTGGATCTGGGCTTGTTCGACCACAAACACAAGGCGTTGGGCAACCAGCCCAGCGAGGGTCTCCAGAAAATGGCCGGCGAGATCCTGGGCACCGTGCTGCGCGGGCTGATGGAGCACGAGGGCCGCAGCCTGGCCAGCGAACAGATTCCCACCCTCGAAGTGCTCTACCGCCGCGTCGGTGAAGACCACGTGCGCCAGTTCGGCCTCGACGCAGCGATCAATCGCCTGCCCTACAACCGCCACAGCGAAGAACTCGCCGTGCAAAGTTTCGCCACCTTGCTGCGTCCGGGTGTGCAGGGTTTGATGACCACCCCCGTCGCCCATCAGCTCCCGAGCTGGTCACGCCTGCTCAGCTGCACCCATGGGCTCCAATCCGACCTGGTGATGGCTGGTGCACGGCCAACCCAAAGCACGCCGACCCTGCATCAACGGCCGACCCTGCGACATCGAGGCGGCAGCGCACCCCGCCCCCAACCTCAGCCGGCAGCACCGATCTCGCCGGTGGTCCAGTAG
- a CDS encoding HAD-IIB family hydrolase, with translation MKAPIKTAPAWWVVTDLDGTLMDHRYDWQPAKAAMRALQDRGIPVIPCTSKTAEEVRRFRAEAGLHDPFIVENGGAVCGETEDGVPWELALGEPAEALRPVLRELERLVQEPLQAIDALTEEQAAALLGLTGEALQRAARRRWSLPFVPPSALGRQRLPALAQHLGVAVVQGNRMGHLLGAQVSKGRALAHLKAHRKAHTVQVLALGDSPNDMPLLDAADVAVVVPGAQGPHAVFAEALASGRFQLAPAPHGAGWSAAVHSLLLTA, from the coding sequence ATGAAGGCCCCCATCAAGACTGCACCGGCCTGGTGGGTGGTCACCGATCTGGATGGCACCCTGATGGATCACCGCTACGACTGGCAGCCGGCCAAGGCAGCGATGCGCGCTTTACAGGATCGCGGCATCCCCGTGATTCCTTGCACGAGCAAGACGGCAGAGGAGGTGCGGCGCTTTCGTGCTGAGGCGGGGTTGCACGATCCCTTCATCGTTGAGAACGGTGGTGCGGTCTGCGGGGAGACGGAGGATGGCGTTCCCTGGGAGTTGGCGCTGGGGGAGCCTGCTGAAGCACTGCGCCCCGTGTTGCGGGAGCTTGAGCGCCTTGTGCAGGAACCGCTTCAGGCCATTGATGCACTGACCGAGGAGCAGGCCGCGGCCCTGTTGGGGCTCACCGGTGAGGCTCTGCAGCGGGCGGCGCGGCGCCGTTGGAGTCTGCCCTTTGTGCCGCCCTCAGCTCTGGGGCGGCAACGGTTGCCCGCCTTGGCCCAGCATCTGGGCGTGGCGGTGGTGCAGGGCAACCGCATGGGGCATCTGCTCGGTGCGCAAGTGAGCAAGGGACGGGCGCTAGCGCATCTCAAAGCCCATCGCAAGGCTCACACGGTTCAGGTGCTCGCCCTCGGCGATTCCCCTAATGACATGCCGCTGCTGGACGCTGCCGATGTGGCGGTGGTTGTGCCTGGAGCGCAGGGCCCCCATGCGGTGTTCGCCGAGGCCTTGGCCTCCGGTCGTTTTCAGCTTGCTCCCGCTCCCCATGGCGCCGGCTGGTCGGCAGCTGTGCATTCGTTGCTGCTCACGGCCTGA
- a CDS encoding glycine betaine ABC transporter substrate-binding protein, whose product MSGSPMRRRTVLLGGLGLAGASITSLVQLSRPKPAQTRRLVDGGPGGSSSTGPLASSASGRPTLRMGWSPWADAEVVSLIAQQVIQQAYDIKVERVLADIGIQYASVARGDLDMMLMAWLPLTHRDYWTRVRDRVVDFGSMYSGRLGWVVPDYVSESEVRSIPNLRDPAIASRFGDQVQGIDPGSGLNQASEEALRVYNLRDLKLVSSSSAAMTAVLDQAIRQQRWVVVTSWTPHWMFARYKLRFLDDPDRVFGGIEWIHALGRQQLDLDMPEVAGFLTRFHLPDRELSDLLLAANETSAEAAVEAYLARHPARVRYWTTGEIGAAG is encoded by the coding sequence ATGAGTGGATCCCCGATGCGTCGACGCACTGTGCTGCTGGGAGGACTCGGCCTGGCAGGGGCCTCGATCACCAGTCTGGTGCAGCTCAGTCGGCCCAAACCCGCACAGACCAGGCGGTTGGTGGATGGCGGACCGGGAGGATCGTCGTCGACCGGTCCTCTCGCCTCGTCTGCCAGTGGACGTCCGACGCTGCGCATGGGCTGGTCGCCCTGGGCCGACGCGGAGGTGGTGAGCTTGATCGCTCAGCAGGTGATCCAGCAGGCCTATGACATCAAGGTGGAGAGGGTGCTGGCCGATATCGGCATTCAGTACGCCTCCGTGGCCCGTGGCGATCTCGACATGATGTTGATGGCCTGGCTGCCGCTCACCCACCGTGATTACTGGACGCGGGTGCGCGATCGGGTGGTGGATTTCGGTTCGATGTACTCCGGGCGGCTCGGTTGGGTGGTGCCCGATTACGTGAGCGAGAGCGAGGTGCGCTCGATCCCGAACCTGCGCGATCCCGCGATCGCCTCTCGTTTTGGCGATCAGGTGCAGGGGATCGACCCCGGCTCCGGCCTGAATCAGGCCTCGGAGGAGGCCTTGCGTGTGTACAACCTGCGTGATCTGAAGCTGGTGTCTTCCAGCAGTGCGGCGATGACAGCGGTGTTGGATCAGGCGATCCGTCAGCAGCGCTGGGTGGTGGTCACGAGCTGGACGCCCCACTGGATGTTTGCCCGCTACAAGTTGCGGTTCCTTGACGATCCTGATCGGGTCTTCGGTGGGATCGAGTGGATCCATGCCCTTGGTCGCCAGCAGCTGGATCTGGACATGCCAGAGGTGGCCGGTTTCCTCACGCGGTTCCATCTGCCGGACCGGGAGTTGTCTGATCTGCTGCTGGCCGCCAATGAGACCTCCGCCGAGGCGGCGGTGGAAGCTTATCTCGCCCGCCATCCCGCCAGAGTCCGCTACTGGACCACCGGCGAGATCGGTGCTGCCGGCTGA
- a CDS encoding LL-diaminopimelate aminotransferase, whose translation MVLVNSNYLKLKAGYLFPEIARRVKSFSAEHPDAALIRLGIGDVTEPLPQACREAMKTAIDAMGTPEGFHGYGPEQGYGWLREAIATNDFQARGCAVDAEEIFVSDGSKCDSSNILDILGEGNRIAVTDPVYPVYVDSNVMAGRTGEAGDNGRYGGLRYLPISAENGFAAQIPSEPVDLIYLCFPNNPTGAVASKEQLKAWVDYARAHKALILFDAAYEAFIQDPSLPHSIYEIEGARDCAIEFRSFSKNAGFTGTRCAFTVVPKGLKGQTADGSEVELWGLWNRRQSTKFNGVSYIIQRGAEAVYSPQGQAEVKALVTFYMENAAIIRRELSAAGIEVHGGEHAPYVWLKTPEGLDSWGFFDHLLHKAHVVGTPGSGFGAAGEGYFRLSAFNSRSNVEEAMARIRRLG comes from the coding sequence GTGGTTCTGGTCAACAGCAACTATCTGAAACTCAAAGCCGGCTATCTGTTTCCGGAGATCGCCCGCCGGGTGAAGAGCTTCAGCGCCGAGCATCCTGATGCAGCCCTGATCCGCCTGGGGATCGGTGATGTAACCGAACCGCTGCCCCAGGCTTGCCGCGAGGCGATGAAGACGGCCATCGACGCGATGGGCACGCCGGAGGGCTTTCATGGCTATGGGCCCGAACAGGGGTATGGCTGGCTCCGCGAAGCGATCGCTACCAACGATTTCCAGGCGCGGGGCTGTGCCGTGGATGCGGAGGAGATCTTTGTCTCCGACGGCTCCAAATGCGACAGCAGCAACATTCTCGACATTCTCGGAGAGGGCAATCGCATCGCCGTCACCGATCCGGTGTATCCGGTGTATGTCGACAGCAACGTGATGGCCGGCCGCACCGGCGAGGCTGGTGACAACGGTCGTTACGGCGGCCTTCGTTACCTGCCGATCAGTGCCGAGAACGGCTTCGCCGCCCAGATCCCCAGCGAACCGGTGGATCTGATCTATCTCTGCTTCCCCAACAACCCCACCGGCGCGGTGGCCAGCAAGGAACAGCTGAAAGCCTGGGTCGATTACGCCCGCGCCCATAAGGCCCTGATCCTGTTCGATGCGGCCTATGAAGCCTTCATCCAGGATCCCTCCCTGCCGCATTCGATCTACGAAATCGAGGGCGCCCGCGACTGCGCCATCGAATTTCGCTCCTTCTCCAAAAACGCGGGCTTCACGGGCACCCGCTGTGCCTTCACCGTGGTGCCGAAGGGGCTCAAGGGCCAGACTGCCGATGGCAGCGAGGTGGAACTGTGGGGCCTGTGGAATCGCCGCCAGAGCACCAAGTTCAACGGGGTGAGTTACATCATTCAGCGGGGGGCGGAAGCGGTGTATTCACCCCAGGGCCAGGCCGAAGTGAAGGCACTGGTGACCTTCTACATGGAGAACGCCGCCATCATTCGACGCGAGTTGTCAGCCGCGGGGATCGAGGTGCATGGCGGCGAACATGCTCCCTATGTGTGGCTGAAGACACCCGAGGGCCTCGACTCCTGGGGTTTCTTTGACCATCTTCTGCACAAAGCCCATGTGGTGGGCACCCCCGGCAGTGGTTTCGGCGCCGCCGGTGAGGGCTACTTCCGTCTCTCCGCCTTCAACAGCCGCAGCAACGTGGAGGAGGCCATGGCCCGGATCCGTCGCCTCGGATGA
- a CDS encoding CPBP family intramembrane glutamic endopeptidase yields the protein MVFIPALYGLGWLLIQPVGALIPDLPRGSLDLLGTLISLLLFLCLLPSWVRSRWRVPQPWHCLGLRRDARQTAEVKALMRGLGWALLLLLLIAGISLAGPWGTWIGVLDPASLWNALVLCFGVGLAEELLFRGWLWGELELLIGERWALPGQALIFSLVHTRFNLGLWPMLGLLLGLFLLGLTLASRRRLDGGSLWGCIGLHGGLVGGWFALQAGLMAWSPASPTWLTGPGGNPLGGLVGIVAIAALLGVQRQLTARAKAARP from the coding sequence GTGGTGTTCATTCCAGCCCTCTATGGGCTGGGGTGGCTGCTGATCCAACCGGTCGGGGCCCTGATCCCAGACTTGCCGAGGGGGAGCCTGGATCTGCTCGGAACCTTGATCAGCCTGCTGCTGTTTCTCTGTCTGCTGCCGAGCTGGGTGCGGAGTCGCTGGCGGGTCCCTCAGCCCTGGCACTGCCTTGGGCTTCGCCGCGATGCACGCCAGACCGCCGAAGTTAAGGCCCTGATGCGAGGCCTGGGCTGGGCCCTGCTTCTGCTCCTGCTGATCGCTGGCATCAGCCTCGCCGGCCCCTGGGGCACTTGGATCGGCGTGCTCGACCCAGCCAGCCTCTGGAATGCCCTGGTGCTGTGTTTCGGCGTGGGCCTTGCCGAAGAACTGCTGTTCCGGGGCTGGCTCTGGGGGGAACTGGAGCTGTTGATCGGCGAGCGCTGGGCCCTGCCTGGCCAAGCCCTGATCTTCAGCCTGGTGCACACCCGCTTCAACCTCGGTCTCTGGCCGATGCTGGGGCTACTGCTCGGGCTTTTTCTGCTGGGCCTCACCCTGGCAAGCCGTCGCCGCCTAGACGGCGGCTCGCTGTGGGGCTGCATCGGGCTCCACGGTGGCCTCGTGGGGGGCTGGTTTGCCCTTCAGGCCGGGCTAATGGCATGGTCTCCAGCTTCACCGACCTGGCTCACCGGTCCGGGTGGCAACCCGCTCGGCGGCCTGGTGGGCATCGTCGCCATCGCTGCCCTGCTGGGGGTGCAGCGTCAGCTCACCGCCCGAGCCAAGGCCGCCCGCCCCTGA
- a CDS encoding photosystem II high light acclimation radical SAM protein — MARSTPLTPDSPLCPAAGERVLFVRLPCNPIFPIGPIYLADHLHKCFPALPQAFLDLAALPVLDVQRVLLAEIDRFRPTLLVFSWRDIQIYAPVDGRGGNPLQNSFEVFYAQNPLKRLRGALGGARLMASHYGELWRNQRLVRRGLRQARRHQPAARVVLGGGAVSVFYEQLGRSLPRGTIVSLGEGEPLLEKLLRGEAITTERCYVVGETPRPGLIHEQPESRPKTACDYDYIARIWPQLDWYLEGGDFYVGVQTKRGCPHNCCYCVYTVVEGKQVRLNPVEEVVKEMRQLYDRGVRGFWFTDAQFIPARRYIEDAKTLLRAIQAEGLEGIRWAAYIRADNLDAELAELMVATGMSYFEIGITSGSQELVRKMRMGYNLRTVLESCRMLAAAGFRDHVSVNYSFNVIDERPETIRQTVAYQRELEQIFGAERVEPAIFFIGLQPHTHLEQYGFDQGLLKPGYNPMSMMPWTARKLLWNPEPMGRTFGRLCLEAFDRNPTDFGRTVMALLERDYGLAPLDEALRAPVQGRAALARAVS; from the coding sequence ATGGCCCGTTCCACGCCGTTGACACCTGATTCGCCGTTGTGCCCTGCTGCTGGTGAGCGGGTGTTGTTCGTGCGCCTGCCCTGCAATCCGATCTTTCCGATCGGGCCCATTTATCTGGCCGACCACCTGCACAAGTGCTTTCCGGCTCTCCCTCAGGCGTTTCTTGATCTGGCGGCCCTGCCCGTGCTCGATGTGCAGCGGGTGCTGTTGGCCGAGATCGATCGGTTCCGGCCCACCCTGTTGGTGTTCTCCTGGCGCGATATCCAGATCTATGCCCCGGTGGATGGTCGGGGGGGCAATCCGCTTCAGAACTCCTTTGAAGTCTTCTATGCCCAGAATCCGCTGAAGCGCCTGCGGGGCGCCCTGGGGGGAGCTCGGCTCATGGCCAGCCATTACGGCGAGCTCTGGCGCAATCAGCGTCTCGTGCGTCGGGGCCTGCGACAGGCCCGCCGCCATCAGCCTGCCGCCCGCGTGGTGTTGGGGGGTGGCGCCGTGAGTGTGTTCTATGAACAACTCGGTCGCTCCCTGCCCCGGGGCACGATCGTGTCGCTGGGGGAGGGAGAACCCCTGTTGGAGAAGTTGCTGCGCGGTGAAGCGATCACCACCGAGCGCTGTTACGTCGTCGGGGAAACGCCGCGACCGGGCCTGATTCACGAACAGCCGGAGAGTCGGCCGAAAACCGCCTGCGATTACGACTACATCGCCAGGATCTGGCCCCAGCTCGATTGGTATCTCGAAGGCGGCGACTTCTACGTGGGTGTGCAGACCAAACGGGGTTGCCCTCACAATTGCTGCTACTGCGTTTACACCGTGGTGGAGGGCAAGCAGGTGCGCCTGAATCCGGTGGAGGAGGTGGTGAAGGAGATGCGCCAGCTCTATGACCGTGGCGTGCGCGGCTTCTGGTTCACCGACGCCCAGTTCATTCCGGCTCGCCGCTATATCGAGGATGCCAAAACCCTGTTGCGGGCGATCCAGGCCGAGGGGTTGGAGGGAATCCGCTGGGCGGCCTACATCCGGGCCGACAATCTCGATGCCGAGCTTGCCGAGCTCATGGTGGCCACCGGGATGAGCTATTTCGAGATCGGCATCACCTCCGGCTCCCAGGAGCTCGTGCGAAAGATGCGTATGGGGTACAACCTGCGCACCGTGCTGGAGAGCTGCCGGATGTTGGCGGCGGCAGGGTTCCGCGATCACGTGTCGGTGAATTACTCCTTCAACGTGATCGATGAGCGGCCTGAGACCATCCGGCAGACCGTGGCGTATCAAAGGGAACTGGAGCAGATCTTCGGTGCTGAGCGGGTGGAGCCTGCGATCTTCTTCATCGGGCTGCAGCCCCACACCCATCTCGAGCAGTACGGCTTTGATCAGGGGCTGCTCAAACCTGGTTACAACCCGATGAGCATGATGCCCTGGACCGCCCGAAAGCTGCTCTGGAATCCGGAGCCGATGGGTCGCACCTTCGGCCGCCTCTGCCTGGAGGCGTTTGATCGCAATCCGACCGATTTCGGTCGCACCGTGATGGCGTTGTTGGAGCGGGATTACGGTCTAGCGCCGTTGGATGAAGCTCTGCGTGCTCCTGTTCAGGGGCGGGCGGCCTTGGCTCGGGCGGTGAGCTGA
- a CDS encoding alpha-amylase family glycosyl hydrolase, producing the protein MVNAALPALLKELYPSHCLEDLETLSSQLLQSAGHRSANAHGSAATLERWDAGTCVLITYADTVVADGQPALRQLQGLLEGPLSGLSSVVHVLPFLKATSDGGFAVASHVALEERFGDWDDLAALAAGRQLMADLVLNHVSASHPWVRAFQRGAEPGSRCVLAAAADPCWEGVVRPRSSALFTTFATERGPETIWTTFGSDQVDVNWREPEVLIGFTRLLDRFCAHGVSWLRLDAVGFVWKEPFTDCIHRPEAHRLVEVLRLLLGARCPRGVVVTETNVPEQENLSYLRSGTEAHLAYNFPLPPLLLEACISQKADLLNRWLARWPQLPAGSGLLNFSACHDGVGLRPLEGLMAEERLLRLLGACEQRGGLVSHRRLADGRDVPYEINISWWSAMESAGRDPAHRQRDRFLLSQLFVLALPGVPAFYLPALLATANDKARFRRTGHRRDLNRPQFQAERLERLLADPQSDASCVLASLRRAMALRRTQNALAPSASMTLLSGGRADCVVVQRGSGEDVLLAVHNFSEVRLSLSLTNLAQAPAGRCWHDLLADAPLPDGQQWIDLEPFAVQWLIPR; encoded by the coding sequence ATGGTCAATGCAGCATTGCCAGCGCTTCTCAAGGAGCTCTACCCCTCGCATTGTTTGGAGGATCTCGAAACTCTGTCGTCGCAATTGCTGCAATCTGCCGGGCACCGGTCAGCGAATGCCCACGGCAGTGCGGCCACGTTGGAGCGTTGGGATGCCGGCACGTGTGTGTTGATCACCTACGCCGATACGGTGGTTGCCGATGGGCAACCGGCGCTGCGGCAGCTGCAAGGGCTGTTGGAGGGGCCTCTCTCCGGCCTTTCCTCCGTTGTGCATGTGCTGCCGTTTCTCAAGGCCACCAGTGATGGCGGCTTTGCCGTGGCCAGTCATGTCGCTCTGGAGGAGCGTTTCGGTGATTGGGACGATCTGGCGGCGCTCGCTGCAGGGCGTCAGCTGATGGCGGATCTGGTGCTGAATCACGTGTCGGCGTCCCATCCCTGGGTGCGTGCGTTTCAGCGCGGTGCGGAGCCTGGGTCACGCTGTGTTCTTGCTGCTGCGGCTGATCCCTGCTGGGAGGGGGTGGTGCGGCCGCGCAGTTCGGCCCTGTTCACCACCTTCGCCACCGAACGCGGCCCGGAGACGATCTGGACCACCTTCGGCTCTGACCAGGTGGATGTGAACTGGCGGGAGCCTGAGGTGCTGATCGGGTTCACCCGTCTGCTCGATCGCTTCTGCGCGCACGGGGTGAGCTGGTTACGCCTCGATGCAGTTGGATTTGTCTGGAAGGAGCCGTTCACCGACTGCATCCATCGGCCTGAGGCGCACCGTTTGGTGGAAGTGCTGCGGTTGCTGCTGGGCGCGCGTTGCCCCCGCGGTGTTGTGGTGACGGAAACGAATGTTCCCGAGCAGGAGAACCTCTCTTATCTCCGCAGTGGCACTGAGGCCCATCTGGCCTACAACTTTCCCTTGCCGCCGCTGTTGCTGGAGGCCTGCATCAGTCAAAAAGCCGACCTGCTGAACCGTTGGCTGGCGCGCTGGCCCCAGTTGCCCGCCGGCAGCGGACTGCTGAATTTCAGCGCCTGTCACGACGGCGTTGGCCTGCGGCCTCTGGAGGGGCTGATGGCGGAGGAGCGTTTGTTGCGTTTGCTCGGCGCCTGTGAACAGCGTGGCGGTTTGGTGAGTCACCGGCGTTTGGCCGATGGCCGTGACGTGCCTTACGAGATCAACATCAGCTGGTGGAGTGCGATGGAGAGTGCCGGCAGGGATCCGGCCCATCGACAACGGGACAGGTTTCTGTTGAGCCAGTTGTTCGTGCTGGCTTTGCCCGGTGTGCCAGCGTTCTACTTACCGGCGTTGCTGGCCACGGCGAACGACAAGGCCCGCTTCAGGCGCACGGGGCATCGCCGCGATCTCAACCGCCCCCAGTTTCAGGCGGAGCGCCTGGAACGGTTACTGGCTGATCCCCAAAGTGACGCCAGTTGCGTGTTGGCCAGCCTGCGCCGGGCGATGGCGCTGCGCCGCACTCAGAACGCCCTGGCTCCGTCGGCGTCGATGACGCTTCTCAGCGGCGGGCGAGCCGATTGCGTGGTGGTGCAGCGAGGGTCGGGTGAGGATGTGCTGCTGGCGGTTCACAATTTCAGCGAGGTCCGTCTCAGCTTGTCGCTGACCAACTTGGCGCAGGCACCAGCCGGGCGTTGCTGGCACGATCTTCTTGCCGATGCTCCCCTCCCGGATGGGCAGCAATGGATCGACCTGGAGCCCTTCGCCGTGCAATGGCTGATCCCACGATGA
- a CDS encoding cupin domain-containing protein — protein sequence MRPALVLDPTLKHFKRTMTDVADLISRWQLSPHPEGGWYREMHRSSNQVTRADGSRRDGLTSILFLLEAGAISRWHRVRGADEVWIHLQGAPLELFSLESTGGTPTRTVLTADHPIEAIKANHWQAARCLGSHTLVSCCVGPAFDFADFDMLQDLPRDQWPAGASDDLL from the coding sequence TTGCGTCCGGCCCTTGTGTTGGATCCCACCCTCAAGCACTTCAAACGCACCATGACCGATGTCGCCGATCTGATCAGCCGATGGCAGCTGTCACCACATCCCGAGGGAGGCTGGTATCGCGAGATGCACCGCAGCAGCAACCAGGTGACCCGTGCCGATGGCTCGAGGCGCGATGGGCTCACCAGCATCCTTTTCCTGCTCGAAGCGGGGGCGATCAGCCGCTGGCATCGCGTACGCGGGGCCGATGAAGTGTGGATCCACCTGCAGGGCGCGCCTCTCGAACTGTTCTCGCTCGAGTCAACCGGTGGTACCCCCACCCGCACTGTGCTGACGGCGGACCATCCGATCGAGGCGATCAAAGCCAATCACTGGCAGGCGGCCCGCTGCCTTGGCTCCCACACCCTGGTGAGCTGCTGCGTGGGACCGGCCTTCGATTTCGCCGACTTCGACATGCTTCAAGACCTCCCCAGAGACCAGTGGCCGGCGGGCGCCAGTGACGATCTGCTCTGA